A segment of the uncultured Desulfobulbus sp. genome:
AGAACAACTCTGAGATTCAGAGCAAAATAGTCTTCAAGGCCACGGCTGGAACCGTTTACCGTATTGCGGTAGACGGTTATCCAGGGGCTACAGGTGAAATCATTTTAAACTGGGAATATGCTCTTCCCCCAACCAATGATGTGTTTCTCTCCCCAGTTCCGCTAAGTGGTCAACACGGGACAATAACCGGGAAGAATACGTTTGCAACAGCTGAAACCGGAGAGCCAGTTCCCTTCGATACTCCAGGGGAAGCTTCTGTATGGTGGTCTTGGACAGCCCCTTCATCTGCTGAGGTAACCTTTACTACTCTTGGCAGTAACTTCGATACGCTTCTGGCGGCTTACACCGGGACGCAAATAGAAGAGCTCACCCTTGTTGCTGCAAACGATGATATCTCCGATTCTCAAGCGTACAGTCAAATCAGGTTCAAGGCCTCAGCAGGAACGACGTATCGTTTGGTGGTTGATGGCTTCGGGGGGGATAGAGGTGACATCGTATTAAATTGGAATGCTACCTCCAAAATTCCATTAGGTGCACTTCTTCTTTTACTGAATCCAGAAACACCCGAATAAAGCTCCTTTTGACACTTACTTTGGATGCGATGATGAGCGGTGAATCTCTGCATTATCAGCGCAGGTACGAACCCAGGTGGGCAGGGTACGTCATTCTCCCCTGAAAACCCACAATTCTCTCAAGAGAGCAAATCCTCCTGCACCTTCTCAAAGCCAAGACGCGCAACCATGCGCCCCATACGTTCCCGTTTAGAGTGTTTTTTATAGTACTCAATAATTCGAGCTACCATTGCCAAGGCTTCATCGCGGGGGAGGTCTTCGACTAAAAGATCAGCCAATCGAGGCCAGGCAGATCCACTGCCGCCAATCATTATGGACCAGCCCTTGGGGGTGCCGTAGAGGGAAAGATCTTTAATACAGTTCTCTGCGCATTGAATCTTACAGCCGGAGACGCCTAGCTTCATTTTACTGGGGAGAGCCATACCGTTGTAACACGTATCCAGCTCCATACCCATTTCCAGGCTATCCTGCTGAGCCAATCGACAAAACTGGATACCTGGGCAGGCTTTCACACTACGAACGCAAAGCCCCACAGCATAGCCCGGATCCATGCCCAGATCTTTCCAGGCTGGATCGATTTGCTCTTCTTTTAAGCCAAAGAGGGCTATACGGGCCGCGCTCGTAATTTTCAACTCGCTGACATTATATTTATCTGCCACGTCAGCCAACGCCCGAAGTTGGTCGGGCGTGATTACCCCACAGGGAATATGAGGAGCGATAGCATATGTCGTTTCTTCGGTGCCTCGCTGGCGTATGACACCTTTTTCTCCATCTTTAAGCATGACTTTCTCCTTTGCTGCACACCATGCCACTCAAACCTGGCAAACAGCTCAGCACACCATCTAAAACACTTTGTTTGTATGTTTTTTACACAAGGAGTCACCTCCCTTCCCTCTGTTTATAACAGGGGCCGCGATTGTATCTACCACAAAGCAAAAAGTCTTTCATGCTGATGTCGGTTAATTTTTCTATTCAAAAGAGGGGAATTACTGTATCCATCTAGCTTTCCAGCGGTTGACAAATAACCTCCCAAAAAAACACTCATAGCCCCACCGCTCATGACCAACCATAGAGAAGCCCCGTGATTCGCT
Coding sequences within it:
- a CDS encoding NAD(P)/FAD-dependent oxidoreductase, whose product is MLKDGEKGVIRQRGTEETTYAIAPHIPCGVITPDQLRALADVADKYNVSELKITSAARIALFGLKEEQIDPAWKDLGMDPGYAVGLCVRSVKACPGIQFCRLAQQDSLEMGMELDTCYNGMALPSKMKLGVSGCKIQCAENCIKDLSLYGTPKGWSIMIGGSGSAWPRLADLLVEDLPRDEALAMVARIIEYYKKHSKRERMGRMVARLGFEKVQEDLLS